TCTTCAAATTATGGGAGTGGGACTATGTTGATTGATCGAATCGAGTATTACCATGATGATTAGAAGAAAAAACACAATCATATGAGTAGAAGGAGCTAATTACCATCTCTAGTGAGAGTCCTCCCACCAAGAGGCACTACCTGAAGAATCTCTCCGGCATTGATCACTGGCCCAACAGGGGAATTCCCATGAGGTGTTAACGTGATTTTGGTCTGCCCCGAGAGCGGCCATTGTGTCCCGAAGACCATGACACCCGCAGTAGAAACATTGAGACCTTTGTAGAAGGCCCTGCCATTCGCCGACACATCGAACATCCTCCAGCTGAATGGGCTCGGCGTTCGGTTGTCCTGGAAGTAGAGTGCCACATAGTAGATAGCACTAGGGAGTGCTGCAGCCGGCCATTTGATGACAAGCTCCTTTCCCCTGCTGGTTGTAAGAGCTTTCTGCATTGCCTTCGCCGGTGGAAGGTTCCAAAAGTCCTTCGACGACACATTTGCATGGCATTCTACCACTggattttcatctttgaaaggctCCCAATATCGGTTGAATGGATCATCTGGATAGCTAGTTACAAAATCCACATTGTTTGGATCACCATGTTAGGCTTGACATTTAATTCTTTGCAATCGATAGTGATCGAAAGCTCGAACCATTGAATAATGAGTGACAAAAATTATCAGGAACAAATTCCATACCTCATGATTCGGCCACTGGAGCCAAAGCAGTGGCGAGCAATTGTACTTAGTGCATACTTAGAGAAATTGGTTGAGTTATACATGGAATCCTCTAAATTCACCAACTCAAGAGCCGAGATGAATGGGCTTGAGACTGTCTGATTATTCCTAGCCAAGCACACACTTAATGACTTTCCTTGTGCTACCACAATGATCTCATAGTAGGAGGTGAGACCATTGGCATAGTTTGCACTCGTGTTAACAGTGCTCCATTTCATGCCTTCGATGATTTGATCGAACACTGGGGGCTCCGAGCCACCATCGAAGCCTCCATAGTAGTATGTTGTTCGGACCAAGTACTTGCCTTCTTTGTGGACGGGGAACACAAAACAGTACTTTCGAGCCGAGTTGTCGGGGAAATACCTCACTCGAGAAAGTATGGGCACAACACCTGTAACTTTGGTTTCGGATACTTTCCCAACACTTATAAATTCTCCGTCTGGGGTCCATTGGATTCCACTTAATGTCTCCTCCTTGGATGCGCCACAGTTGATGAAGTAACCTGTGGATCATAAAACATGGGCTCAATACTAAGAATAAGGAACCAACAACAGCGTAAATTAATGTTTTGTTAATAGAAAATCTGTGGAAGTAGGATTAGGTGGATTCATATACGGTTCTTTTGGGATAATCCTTAGCCGCACATAAGAATGAAAACAATGAGAAGTAGAATTATGTTACTTCATGAATTTGACAAGATCTGCTAAAGCTTGAAACCTATGCGTATTTATTTGTTTGAAGGTGAACCAATAAATTGGTATAATAGCAATCAAAACATCTAACGGTTCTAACAATATtatgacaacaaagaagccaactATTTGGCCAAGCAAGAGGATGACAAAGGAGTGGGACTGAATCATGTCCCGAGACCCATTGTAATCCAGCTATATAGACACTGTATATATAGGCGGTTTATAAAGGACTGGAACGCATGGGGAAAGGAAGGGTCGCGCCCTTTCTCGGCTCGGTGGTGGTGcagtcctttctttctttttttttttttttttttgatatgcaaTCCTTTCTTTTTAAAGAGACGAAAGATGTCTTCTGTTGAACAGAACTCATTTGGAGAATTCAACTCCTAATAAGAATACAAGTTAGCCGTAGGCCATTTCTGATAGAGAAACCAATATTCCCACATACTTTTCTTTTAGCAAATTAGCATGCATGTGGTTTTGTTTTCATCTCTATTTTGTTTGAATGTTACCAATGTTCGTATGATATCTAACAAAAGACTACTAAAAAATGAACGCATAAAATTATGCAGAAGCCAAAATTATGACCGATATAAGCACATGACACGAGGTGAGATTTCTACAATCTCCACGGGGCCAAGAAGCACAAAGAAACCAGACAAGAAGGCAGAGACAAAAGAGAAGTACCTCATCTCTCATATCTAAGAAGGGTAGTGTTATTTTGTTACCTCTAGGAGGAGAAATGGCATCAGGGAGAGAGGAAGGGATGGAGGTGAGAAGGCATAGGAGGAGGAGGCCAAGGAGGATGGAGAGAGGCATCATTCATAACAACGAGGGGCCGAGAACGGAGGCCCCACCAAACACACGAGCGTCATATGGGCCGAACGGAGAAAGGGGGTTGTGGGAGGAGACcccaaagaaagaagatttcttcgTGTTCTTCGTGTAGTTCCGACATGTGGAGAGATTTTGGTGCAGGCGGGGTCTAAATAAAGTAGAGATGGACCTGGTCAAACATGAAAAATGGATGACTACCATCTTTCAGTTGGCACGTGAACGTCACACGTGTGTGGCGAAAGGCATAATCTCATGGATCGAGAAATGCTGCTTGCTTTTATTGCTGCAAGTGGTGTCAGACCGATGATACCATAGTCCCAATGCCAGACTTACAAGGAAAAGATGGAGCTGTACTACATACATATCCATCATATTCAGGCCTTGCATATTTGTTTAGAGGATGACTCTATAATTGGGATCCATTAGCTTTCCAATCCATATCTTACTGGTGGAAGTTCTCATCCTATATTAGATGATTGTTGGAAGATGTTGAGTTTTGTTGagatataccgaccgactccatccgaccgaccgactccgtccgaccgaccgactccacccgaccgaccgactcc
The sequence above is a segment of the Elaeis guineensis isolate ETL-2024a chromosome 7, EG11, whole genome shotgun sequence genome. Coding sequences within it:
- the LOC105048684 gene encoding putative leucine-rich repeat receptor-like serine/threonine-protein kinase At2g04300 → MMPLSILLGLLLLCLLTSIPSSLPDAISPPRGYFINCGASKEETLSGIQWTPDGEFISVGKVSETKVTGVVPILSRVRYFPDNSARKYCFVFPVHKEGKYLVRTTYYYGGFDGGSEPPVFDQIIEGMKWSTVNTSANYANGLTSYYEIIVVAQGKSLSVCLARNNQTVSSPFISALELVNLEDSMYNSTNFSKYALSTIARHCFGSSGRIMSYPDDPFNRYWEPFKDENPVVECHANVSSKDFWNLPPAKAMQKALTTSRGKELVIKWPAAALPSAIYYVALYFQDNRTPSPFSWRMFDVSANGRAFYKGLNVSTAGVMVFGTQWPLSGQTKITLTPHGNSPVGPVINAGEILQVVPLGGRTLTRDVIAMEELARRFNNPPPDWRGDPCLPSSHSWTGVYCMGSEIVRVVKLNLTDHGISGTLPDIIANLTALTHIWLSGNKLSGSIPDMTNLNNLVSLRLSKNEFTGTIPPSLGNLEGLKELHLQENKLTGKAPESLRGRSGLDLQLSPENQFD